The Silene latifolia isolate original U9 population chromosome X, ASM4854445v1, whole genome shotgun sequence genome contains the following window.
GAAAACACCTTCCCTACCACCGAAATTCACACCCTAACCCCTAAAAACACTAGATCTAGCGTTTTTTGTGGGGTGGGAGTGCATTTCGGTGACGGGGGAGGCTTTTTTTCAGGCTTATAGAGGGTGTTTATGGTAGTGGGTTCAATAAAGGTGAGCGGTTGTGAGACTAGGGAGGTGCCGAAGATGGTGGCTGAGAGTCGTCGTCGGTTTCAGCTGGTAGGTTATTGACTTTTGGTGGTAGGAGGTGCGTTAGTGGTTGTAGTAGGTCGTAGTGACGGTGGGTCTTGGAGTTCAGGACGGGGACGTAGTAGACTAATTGGTGGTTGTGGTGGGTGATGTGGTGTCATGTTTGTGGTGGTCAGAAGTATGGTGGCAGTTGTGGTGCTTTGCGAATGAGGTTGTTAATGGTTGATGGGTTGGGCAATGGGCTAATCAAATTTCATTCCCTAGTGGGGTGAGGGACAATAGAGTAACGAGTTAGTGAAATTTGGGGATAAAGAGGTAGTGagacaaataataataaagtgaTGAGACAAACAAAGGCAATCACTAACTTTGATTCCGTTTTCCTTTGTTTATTACCCCCAACCAAATGTCCCTTTAAGTGCAGAATCTACGAATTACCATGAATGACTACCTTCCAATACGACTTAATTGGAACGTTACAGTGGACATAATGCTCCATTTCCTCACTCATAGTCAAATGGCATTCCTACCCAGTTCTCAAATTAGCTTTCTCATTTTGATATAACCTCATGTCCTCCTTATTAGACTTAAAATCCCCTTCTCCATTTGGCCTTAACACTACGCCTTTGTAGCATCAAGATTGAGCATTCGATTTGTTCGCATTTTAATTTCCACACTTGACCTCAAAGGTTTACGAACATCACGCGGAACCCATATCAAAACTACCCTCTCGATCTCTAGAAATTGTGCCTCATCAATACCAACGTAACTACCCAATTATGCCCCAATTCTTTTAATATTTGCCTCGTCGAATGATAATTGATTAATCGAGGTTGAGAAATGAGAGAAGGATTAATCTTATTGATCAGAAGGTCAAAGTATATATACAGCTTACAAGATCTTAACATCTCAACTGTATGCTATAAACAAGGAAAAGATAAGCTAAATATATGCACTACTTATTATACAAGAAAGCTATATACTTGAGACGATAATATCTTAGGATATTATACGGATATTATTCTcttactccccctcaagttgaaGCACTTGGTAAACCAAGTCCCAACTTGTACTGCAAATGGTCGAATGCTTCACCTCCGAGTGCTTTAGTGAATAAATCAACGATTTGTTCCTTGCTTCGAAGATGAAAAGTATTGATAGTATTATTGATGAGATGTTGTCGAACGAAATGGCAATCAATTTCTATGTGTTTTGTTCTATCATGAAACACCGGGTTTTTTTGCAATATGAAGAGCTGCTTGATTGTCGCAATATAAGTGCATGGGTTTCGAGTGAAACACACCTAGTGAAGTAAGAAATGCCTTGAGCCAAATCAGCTCACTCGTTGCCCCTGCCATTACACGATACTCAGCTTCCGCCATAGACTTTGCGACCGTCGCCTGTTTTTTTGCTTTCCACGACACTGGTGACTCTCCAAGCGACACAAAATACCCACTTAATGACTTTCTCGTTAAAGGACAACTTGCGTAATCCGAGTCACAATATCCCTTTATTTGCAAATCTGCGTCATTCTTCATAATGATGCCCTTACTCAAATTCATTTTAATGTAGCGAACAACGCGCAGTGCCGCCTCCCAATGTTCTTTCCGTGGTTCATTGACAAACTGGGATAGCGTGTGTACTACATAGACAAGGTTAGGACGCGTAATGGTAAGGTAAACTAGCCTGCCTACTAGCCTTCGATACTTCATAACATCGGCTAAAACGTCCCCTCTTGCCAGGGCAAGACGATGGTGTTGCGACATTGAAGTGTATACCGGTTTTACTCCTTGCATTCCCGTCTCATCTATGATTCATAATGCATACTTTCTTTGATTGAGAAACAACTCCTGTGAACTGTGTGCCACTTCAATCCCCAAGAAGTACTTAAGTCGCCCCCAAGTCTTTAATTCCAAAACTCTTATCGAGAAAGTCTTTGAATTTTCCACAAGCATTCTTATTATTGCTCACAActatcatgtcgtctacatatactaGGACTCCGATGAAAACTCCATCCTTATTATATGTAAATAACGAATAATCCGCCAATGACTGTACAAAACCGTACCTCTTTAAAGAAGATGTCAGTTTTGCGAACCAATTCCGTCCTGCTTGCTTGAGGCCGTATATGGACTTGAGTAGTTTGCAGACCTTGTTTTCCCCGGTTCTTTCATAACCTTGAGGTATTTTCATGTATACTTCCTCGTCCAATCCCCGTGCAAGAACGCATTATTAACGTCCAACTGTTCGATGTTCCACCTCTTGACCACTGCTACTGCTAGCATACATCGAACACTCGTCATTTTAGCAACCGGTGCATATGTCTCATGGAAATCCACTCCTTCAATTTGTGTAAATCCTTGAGCGGCGAGCCTTGCTTTGTATCGCTCAATGGTTCCACCAGCTTTGTATTTCACTTTGTATACCCACTTGCATCCAATGGGTTTTTTGTCTTTTGGTAATTGGACAATTCGCCAGGTTCCATTATTTTCCAACGCCTCAATTTCTTTGCTCATCGCTTCGTGCCATTTCTGATATTTCGCTGCTTCATTATAGGTACGAGGCTCTCGTATCTCATGAATGGCAGCCAAAAAAATTCTGTGGGAGGAAGAAAAACAATTGGTAATAACATAATTTGCTAAAGGATAGCGAGTACCTGGCTTAGCTGACTTCGATTAGACGTGGTGAGCATTATTGACGGGTTTTAAAACTCTCGTTGATCTGCACACGTAATCCTTTTTCCACGCAGGTTCAAATTTCTCCCTCGCTCCTCGTCCCagctttcttcttcttctaccgCCTGTGTTTCTCCATCCACGGTTTGACTCACCAATTCTCCATCCTTGATATCAGTCTCCAATTCTACCACTTCCGTCTCCTCTGCCTTTTCATCATCACTAGTAATGGACATATCATCGCTCCCCCTGTCTCCTTGCAACGATGTCTGCCTTTTATCTTTACCACCTATTTCATGTGCCTCTATATCCAGAATGTCTACATGCTCATAATTAAGTGGCTGTGATTTTTTATTCTCAACGGGCTTTGACAATGGAAATTCGTTTTCGAAGAAATTGACGTCCCTTGAAACAAACATCCGTTTTTCAAAAAGTCGTACACCTTCCATCCCTTCTTGCTATGGGGGTATCCTAGAAAAATACACCGCTTCCCTCGCTTTCCGAACTTATCCCGAGGCTTGTCTTTGCTATGAGCATAACATAGGCAGCCGAAGACGTTTAGATTGGTCAAATCGGGCTCCTTGTTTACAACATTTCGTAGGGTGTCTTTCCTCGAAGTAGAGGTGTCGGGGTCCTATTTATTAAGTAAGCTGCGGTTAAGGCACATTCCCCCCAAAAATGGATTGGTAAGTCAGCCTAAAACCTTAAAGCTCGAGCCTTTTCGAGTATGTGTCGATGTTTCCATTCTACCCTTCCGTTTTGTTGTGGTGTGTCAACGTTAGTGGTTTGAAAAATTATTCTGTTCTTTTCTTAATAGTATTTCATGGGCCCATATAATAACTTCGTTCCAATGTCACTTTGAATAATTTTAACGGTTTTTTCAAACTGAGTTTTTACCATTTGGCAAAACGTTCTCATGAACTCTCCCGCTTCACTCTTGCTTTTCATGAGGTACACCCACACTGCCCTACTATGGTCATcgacaataattaaaaaataatgaGCTCGAGATAAACTAGCCACCCGATATTGACCCCAAATGTCGCAATGAATTAAACCAAATAAGACTCTACATCATTTATTATTAAAGCTGAAATGGGGAACGAGTTTGTTTAGCCCGACAACACGGGTCACATGCATGACTAGAATTCCAATTTAATTTGCAACCAACTAAAGGAGAAAATTGAGACAGTATACTACTTGATGGATGTCCGAGTCTATTATGCCAAAGTCGAGTCTCCTTGGTCAATGATGCTTTCCTAACCAATTCGGCTTTCTCTGGCTGAAAGTGATAAACACCATCATGgtgctcaccccgtccaatctccGTCCTCGTAACCCGGTCCAGCATAACACAATAGTCGGGATAGAATGTTATTAGACAATTATTTTCCTGTATTAGTTGCTTTACTGATATTAAATCACATGTTAACGAAGGGACGAATAACACGTCCTTAAGCACGAATTTTGAGCTTAATGTGACTTCCCCATGCTCCATCGCTTCTATACGTCGACCATCAGGG
Protein-coding sequences here:
- the LOC141617283 gene encoding secreted RxLR effector protein 161-like, with translation MSQHHRLALARGDVLADVMKYRRLVGRLVYLTITRPNLVYVVHTLSQFVNEPRKEHWEAALRVVRYIKMNLSKGIIMKNDADLQIKGYCDSDYASCPLTRKSLSGYFVSLGESPVSWKAKKQATVAKSMAEAEYRVMAGATSELIWLKAFLTSLGVFHSKPMHLYCDNQAALHIAKKPGVS